The sequence below is a genomic window from Lolium perenne isolate Kyuss_39 chromosome 4, Kyuss_2.0, whole genome shotgun sequence.
ggtccttctcccctgcaacccggaaaagaggatgttaacaaggttatgctagtaaagatgaaaaggaaaccaagttaacaggagaaaggagaaaattgtacgttgggcggtagcgagctgctccttgagagcctcaatggaagcttccggaatcactgttaagcaaaagttataaatgtcagaaggaaaaaaggtttccggtaaaaagatgccggttgtacaaaattaccttggcacttatcgtgtgcctcagcgagctcccgatgctcccatagaagctcctcaaagagggccttccgagcgtccgccgtgagctgttcaagaaaaagaaatgagttaagttttgcgctaagaacaaagttcttaacccgaaactcggggactggcagtgccggtttcgcgcatttctaagataagttttgcgctaagaacaaagttcttaacccgaaactcggggactggcagtgccggttttgcgcgtttctaagataagttttgcgctaagaacaaagttcttaacccgaaactcggggattggcagtgccggttttgcgcgtttctaagataagttgtgcgctaagaagaaggtgtttaacttgaaactcggggactggcagtgccggtttcacgctaagtttttaagttaagttttgcgctaagagctgcgctctcaccacaaaactcggggactgggaagatagacaagagagaaaccggcatgaactaaAGATAGAGCAaagccggaagcaaggaaaccggtaaagactgaaaaaagttagtagaacgtaccatcaagttgttcgtggaatcgtaccacgcgctgtcgagctccttcacggcgctgcgaagccgcatgaagtgctcctcggaagaccggtccccgacagggtcaggtgccggcagcctgtccttcccCAGACCGCGGGTTgccggagtcatgtccgcggcgttccacttttgggcgtagggcagaagatgccccaggtcccggcctttgcgctggaactcagtaatacggccaaggaggccggtggccttcgtggcggtatccttggcggccttggcgacgtgcagcaccaggggatgctggccgccggaaggggcgctggaggccgtcgccttccccttgatcagcttggaggtcttgggcggcggcgcagttggagcagccctggagggcttggtgcgaggagcgtctggcggtggcatgaggatggttcgtggagaagggggagcgctaggcgcgtcacccaggtTGGAGCCTTccagcgcggaagattccggcgcggaagtcgtcattttttcaaggacgggaggagccgaaggctccgcccgcccggcggcttcttcttcctcggcgccgatgttgctggcgccggtgtcttggttctccgggagaaaggaaagatcctcctccgtgcggtgatctgatgatgaaggggccgcacgccccgaatttgttgtgccccccgagagggaggcagaggtgttgccggcaccagatggtgccgggctcgagcgaggaggaggggttgaggtccttgcggaaccttcagagcccgatggccttgggccaagcttgagcgcggggctgagaaaaagaaagacagatagttggaaaaaagcaaccggaaaaagaacttggcaaaaagaggcaagcaagaaaatgaaaaacttacccggaagcagttggcatctgcttgcgcccgtagcggcgcacgcccacttccttctcccccacgggctcagtccggaagcgcttggagggaggggcctggctggaaccggcattagatgccggctgcttgttcttttgaccctgggccatgagtttgtccacaaactcagagccggcctcggcgcgcaggggcggcacgcgttCATGGATCTATGAGTtgaatatggctaagaagcaattcgcaggAAAGCAATATCGGTAAAGtacaagaaaccggaaaagaaagtacctcgagcatggtcaggtcatcggaggacccggttggctccggcggagaccggccaaggcgcgcagccggagtcttgcccatcttcagatctttccaaaagatgtagggatctgggtcgaaggagtcaagggcgcgcttcacgggaatcccgcgtcgctctgcttggatgagggggaagcggtccttggcctgaaacacgaaaaaagaaggttaacaaaagcagaaagttaccggcaaaaaactaccccaattgcgtaatcccttacttcttgggtcggagggttagtagtgctgaggggaagaaggccccattcccattcaaacggcatagcagtttggcaaatctgcttagccttgcgaacaacatccttcttgctaagaggacggcttgtgatcttggtaggatcgccagggccgtacatctcgctcatcctatgcacgcggcgcttcagaggaagcacccggcgcgatataaaggtgcggatgatatcatccgagcagatgttggtctccttcttcaaagaagccaagaagcgtaccacccggttggttttggcatgatccgtcttcgggttgtagctccagttggttctgctaggaggccccgcttggaacggaggaagatcgataagattggcgcggccattgttcttcacatagaaaaaagttccttgccaggcgcggcaggactcgaggccggcaaacttaaggaaagtgctcccttggcgggagccaacgatgcaagatccgcactccacaggcggcttgggcttagggatttccttgccctggacggaattAATTCGCAAacagaagaagcgggcaaacgtctcacgagtgggacgaatgccgatataggcctccatgaaggtggcatagcaagagaggtagaagatggcgttgccaggaaggtggtgaggttggagtttatagaaatctaaaaactcccggaaaaaaggagaggcagggaggccgaagccacgctcaaaatgagcaaggaaaacaacatgttcaccgggctcggggtccggttcgatttcgtcaccgggaatccggcagactactccttccggaatcctgcgggaccggtataaccagtcgatctcatattcagtgacattggagcccatccaggctccgcgagtaattggggaaggctctgcgccggatgattggctagagctactagaggcttggtcagagctactcgcttcttggtggctaccggaagcttggctaaagctaccggattcaagatggccaccggactcttggcggctaccggattcctgctggttgccggaatcggtgtccatcggatctgaagccgtggattcgccgggagattgtctacgacgcttaacggaaaaagaagaagaagatgcggaggaagattcctcgtcagacattggatgggtaggcgaaaaaacaggaatcccacacttgaaccccgcgtgaagatctacgagtaagaagaaaaccaaagaaaaagaagaaataagaacaccgcggacccaagatctgaaaagcaagcagaTGGCGAGCAAAGTTAGATTGGTACTaaccttgagcggcgcagtcgctgaggaagactttcgccggcgaaggagaggacctgcggtcgccgacgagcaccgtcgacggcgaggcggagaaggtcacgaagaagcaagaatgcagcGCGCTCGAAGAAGGTGTTGCAGAAGGTTCCCGCacgacgaggtccggcggaagcacggcgtgagttcgccgggcaacGGAGCTCGAGcaagcgacggcggacggagagcggcggaagcgcaaaggcgaggagcactgtgcgcgaaggatgaggaatgcgaagaagaggaagaagaaggggcggttgtgcttataaaggagagaggaggtgggccgaaaaccgctgggccgcggcggttcgcctcgcggcccgcgacggttcgcgccatgggccgccacgtggcaaagaggtacacgcgagaaaaggggaggccacacgggagcgcacacaggatcccaagtgggtagtgggatccgcagtggggcatttaatgaccgcgcgggagtcgaagcgaagtgacaactgacactggcgtgacagttaacagtgcgcatgtcactgacaggcgcggggcccaaaatattcttgacttcgccgaggaaggagtaaatgcgaatgatgccggaaaagagagatgccggaagatgccttgcaaagaaagaaaagacgaaaaagggcaaagatgccggatccaagctcaggccagagagattaaaccggtatcctgaaaaaatgaaaacctggcatggtctgtaggatagaatcctccagactataccagcttcggggactaatgttggggggataacccccggtatgccaaaggcatgccaaaccggatggtttgagccatcgagataccggtttaatattcttaccggaaagtaaggtaggagtttgggctaagtgaagctaagccggcatccccaagggggtatgccggaacccggtaaagaagataccggactgaagggcctgtcggcaggactggtcaaagattctcttcagagcaagaagacaaggatgagctaagcaaagtggctttaatcagagccctggcgccaaagagagggatgacgctaaaagaagccggaggacatcagcaaccctgattaaagaggaccccggcgtcatctatgattaaagtagctttgtaaagtagtttgtctagtcaaagatgccattagggtttcttgcactgtaagccaccctctcccctatataaggagagggggcagccctccttacgggcacgcACGGTAGTAGGAAGGTACGAAGCACAaccttgtaaccatgttgagatcaatgaagctcgcgatctagtaaagagttcttcctcttgtctctcttcttgtataccggcctttggttgtgttcttgaggaaagcatccggaagttcttcccatctaatcgcaaaccctcccccgaatcctctagcgtccattcggccccaatctaagccatcctatggcatctgctcgttcaccacgacgacaattaacctctagtagctttgtgcaatgtccagaagtgttaagaatgattgtgtcacctctgaacatgtgaatttttgattatgcactaaccctctaatgagtttgtctcgagtttggtgtgaaggaagttttcaagggtcaagagaggaggatgatatactatgatcaagaagagtgaagagtctaagcttggggatgcccccatggttcatccctgcatatttcaagaagactcaagcatctaagcttggggatgcccaaggcatccccttcttcatcaacaaattatcaggttccttctcttgaaactatatttttattcggtcacatcttatgtactttacttggagcgtctgtatgtttcttgtttttgtttttgtttgaataaatgcttgtgtgggagagagacacgctccgctggttcataggtacacatgtgttcttagcctttaattttcatggcgaaggttgaaactgcttcgttaatttgttatatggttggaatcgggaaatgctacatgtagtaattggtaaaatgttctGGATAAtgtgatgcttggcaattgttgtgctcatatttaagctcttgcatcatatactttgcacctattagtgaagaaatacatagagcttgttaaaatttggtttgcatgagtggtttctctagagtctggatattttctagtgaggtgtttgaacaacaaggaagacaatgtatagtcttataatgcttgtaatatgtcttttatgtaagttttgctgtaccggttcatacctgtgtttgcttcaaacaaccttgctagcctaagccttgtatcgagagggaatacttctcatgcatccaaaacccttgagccaaccactatgccattcgagtccaccatacctacctactacatggtatttctccgccattccaaagtaaattgcttgagtgctacctttaaaatttctattcctttacctttacaatatatagctcatgggacaaatagcttaaaaactattgtggtattgaatatgtacttatgcactttatctcttattaagttgcttgttgtgcgataaccatgttcctggggacgccatcaactactctttgttgaatatcatgtgagttgctatgcatgtccgtcttgtctaaagtaagggagatttaccacctatttaatggttagagcatgcatattgttagagaagaacattgggccgctaactaaagccatgaatcatggtggaagtttcagttttggacatatatcctcaatctcatatgagaacattaattattgctacatgcttatgcattaaagaggattccattatctgttgtgtatgttgtcccggtatggatgtctaagttgagaataatcaaaagcgagaaatccaatgcgagctttctccttagacctttgtacaggcggcatagaggtacccctttgtggcacttggttaaaacatgtgcattgcgataatcccggtaatccaagctaattaggacaaggtgcgggcactattagtatactatgcatgaggcttgcaacttgtaagatataatttacataacacatatgctttattactaccgttgacaaaattgtttcttgttttcaaaatcaaagctctagcacaaatatagcaatcaatgcttccctctgcgaagggcctttcttttacttttatgttgagtcagttcacctatctctctccacctcaagaagcaaacacttgtgtgaactgtgcattgattcctacatacttgcatattgcacttgttatattactttgcattgacaatatccatgagatatacatgttacaagttgaaagcaaccgctgaaacttcatattcctttgtgttgcttcaatacctttactttgatttattgctttatgagttaactcttatgcaagacttattgatgcttgtcttgaaagtactattcatgaaaagtctttgctatatggttcatttgtttactcatgtcatttatcattgtcttggattgctgcattcattacatgtgtttacaatagtatgatcgaggttatgatggcatgtcactccagaaattatctttgttatcgtttacctgctcgggacgagcagaaactaagcttggggatgctgatacgtctccgacgtatcgataatttcttatgttccatgccacattactgatgatatctacatgttttatgcacactttatgtcatatttatgcgttttccggaactaacctattgacgagatgccgaaaggacagttgctattttctgctgtttttggtttcagaaatcctagtaaggaaatattttcggaatcagacgaaatcaactccggagatcttataattccaggaagcttccagagcaccggagaaaagtcagaggggagccaggagggccccaccccacatggcggcgcggcccagggggggatcCCCCCTATcatgtgggcaccccgtggcccctccgactccgcctctccgcctatttaatcgtccctaACCTAAAAACCtggaccagttcgacgaaaccagagaaaaccatccagagccgccgccatcgcgaaactccaattcgggggacagaagtctctgtttcggcaccctgccgggacggggaattgcccccggagtcatctccaccgccgtctccaccgccatcttcaccgccatcgctgtctccatgatgaggagggagtaattcacccccgaggccgagggctccgctgtagctatgtggttaatctctctcccatgtacttcaatacaataatctcatgagctgccttacatgattgagattcatatgagttttgtatcactattcatctatgtgctactctagtgatgttattaaagtagtctattcctcctgcacggtgtaatgtgggaagtgtgtgcatcgtgtagtacttggcgtatgctatgattgtgatctcttgtagattatgaagttaactattactatgatggtattgatgtgatctatttggttatgttgatctatcttgcactctaaggttatttaaatatgaacattgaatattgtggagcttgttaactccggcattgagggttcgtgtaatcctacacaatggtgttcatcatccgacaagagggtgtagagtagtcctattatttgATCATTgttaagagtgtccactagtgaaagcaggatccctgggcgcttccaagcatcgaatctccgtttgtttactgttttgttgaatgtttactcgctgccatatttcattcagattgctattatcactcatactcatccatattacttgtatctcactatctcttcgccgaactagtgcacctatacatctgacaagtgtattaggtgtgttggggacacaagagacttcttgctttgtggttgcagggttgcttgagagggatatctttgacctcttcctccctgagatcgataaaccttgggtgatccacttaagggaaacttgctgctgttctacaaacctctgctcttggaggcccaacactgtctacaagaatagaagctcccgtagacatcactggccctaacggtccaagttctggttgttcgctcatggggcagggttggacccaaagacatggctgatcgttgcgaagggaaaatggaaggaaaaaattgaggcaattgtaccgaagcttgtagatgcaattgaaaaggtcagaaagggagagtacatttccgatcgagagaatgacgagctgacactcgctctggggaaccctgaacacgttggacgggtacgagctcgcccaggtctcaccatgaaggaagcgtggccggacagcgctgacacttatagaagccgttcgcgaaagaagaagaaggatgccAACATTGTAACagaattgttaactagggtggaggctctttagagaaatcagagggcacctgatcagccgctgtttctacaggagccacaagccgatgctgccccatctccgcgaagaagcagtgtcggatcctcgcatcttgacggatgtggaggaagctaccccgtggattatgtcacggagaagacagattgcgagctacatatgttattcaggaccgcgtccgttaaggtggcggtcggctatgtgtacccaagtgaagatggagcaatgcaccatcatatgcccattccacctggctgtgttcgtgtcggggtggatgaagttgttccgggttttgaaacagtggagcttgatattcctagaggtgaagatgagaggacactggccgatgtcaagcacggtttcgccctatggccgaagaagtacgtcgtccttttgcaaaggccaccgactcctacacatgagcagcaaatgccatcgactcctcctggtggcagtcctggtgagcagccaagtccacacctacctgagagggaccccagtgtgactccaccatctcgagatcctccgcgtaagacagcgtccgttaagcggaacggtacgccgcctaggaagaaagctagaaaggagaaacaactgccgcctactgagaagttaccttgggaaaaaactcccgaggaaaacgcggaggccgttcaggccgagttgaaaattttttttgcaccgaaagtgccagagatacctttcgagaagacactagatccggtgaaagttgtgcgtaccgttgagaatctatatgaccctgtaccatcgccgccatctgactatgcgcgttctattgaaaggtcgtatgacaagatgatcgaggcgacaaaacccgttcaatcgggtatcagggagataaaagggatacacagtgtctaccagctcggacaacaacccgttcaatcggtcgcccctctcaaggtgtttgacgggaagcccgttcaaagttctcgacaagacacaactgattacgccttcgctgaacgagcatatcaatttgttcaagggaaagatttggtcgagaatctcaggaaggtaccaacatgtatgcgtaacttgcattcgtggtaccttaatgcctcaaaggaagggatcgagactatcatggtgcgagttagggaagagcactacttccaggagtactgtgtgaacgttgacttcgccgaactctttcagttatacaatctccgggccctcgacaaatcaatcatcagttgctattgtctgtaagtgatttatttatttaatttgagaagtctttagctcagctcgttcattgtctgcagattataatcttttgtgcgctatattatgcagatcgaagatgctcgaatgcaaaagggatgatatcacagacattgggttcattgacccgcacacaatgcatgttaaaaccatagaagatcccctctataacaaggatacaccgcagactttgctaaggtttttgaagcgacaacgtgacaa
It includes:
- the LOC127295400 gene encoding uncharacterized protein, with translation MIEATKPVQSGIREIKGIHSVYQLGQQPVQSVAPLKVFDGKPVQSSRQDTTDYAFAERAYQFVQGKDLVENLRKVPTCMRNLHSWYLNASKEGIETIMVRVREEHYFQEYCVNVDFAELFQLYNLRALDKSIISCYCLSKMLECKRDDITDIGFIDPHTMHVKTIEDPLYNKDTPQTLLRFLKRQRDKKLIIWPYNFEFHFILLVINMEIGEVEVFDSLSKKSELYLSCYLMLKSVWETFIKEDKSHEWPPKLRWKAKKCPQQPEGTDLCGFFVCEYIRRIVSERTNNERNKELARKRNKLSIDDRFIAIGEELAGFFLRDVIPPFAEYHYE